The following proteins are encoded in a genomic region of Phycisphaera sp.:
- a CDS encoding globin, with protein MSEPPQDQATPYQRLGTEGFDRLTRGFYDAVPGDDILGPMYRQHLAQEHGVDGDDDAAIAPFMEEARVRLRDFLIQRFGGPTTYSDQRGHPRLRMRHMPFAIDHAAAERWLEVVFASLDDMGLEPDLYRELRVFFTQTALFMVNR; from the coding sequence GTGAGTGAACCCCCCCAAGACCAGGCAACCCCATACCAACGCCTCGGCACCGAAGGCTTCGACCGCCTCACCCGCGGCTTCTACGACGCTGTGCCGGGCGACGACATCCTCGGGCCCATGTACCGCCAGCATCTGGCACAAGAACATGGCGTTGATGGTGACGACGATGCCGCTATCGCGCCGTTCATGGAAGAGGCCCGTGTGCGGCTGCGGGACTTCCTGATCCAACGCTTCGGCGGGCCCACGACCTACAGCGACCAGCGAGGCCACCCCCGCCTGCGTATGCGGCACATGCCCTTCGCGATTGATCATGCTGCCGCCGAGCGGTGGCTCGAGGTCGTGTTCGCCTCGCTTGACGACATGGGCCTCGAGCCCGATCTCTACCGAGAGCTTCGCGTGTTCTTCACGCAGACGGCGTTATTCATGGTCAATCGCTGA